One genomic segment of Sminthopsis crassicaudata isolate SCR6 chromosome 2, ASM4859323v1, whole genome shotgun sequence includes these proteins:
- the GPR68 gene encoding ovarian cancer G-protein coupled receptor 1: MGNITTSNPATNCTIDHTIHQTLAPVVYVLVLVVGFPANCLSLYYGYLQIRAKNELGVYLCNLTVADLLYICSLPFWLQYVLQHDNWLHGDLSCKICGILLYENIYISVGFLCCISIDRYLAVAHPFRFHQFRTVKAAAGVSVGIWAKELLAGVIFLMHTEVMEDKDQHLVCFEHYPIQPWQRNINYYRFSVGFLFPICLLFFSYWGILRAVRRSHGTQKNRKDQIQRLVLSTMVIFLACFLPYHVLLLVRSLWEDSCEFAREIFNTYHFSLLLTSFNCVADPVLYCFVSENTHRDLARLRASCLGFLTCSGLRGSKESFPLSSPEASGKNEARKEEPDLLTKLQPPSPLTSSPGPGGTSQEG, encoded by the coding sequence ATGGGGAACATCACAACGAGCAACCCAGCTACCAACTGCACCATCGACCACACCATCCACCAGACTCTGGCCCCGGTGGTGTACGTGCTGGTGCTGGTGGTGGGCTTCCCGGCCAACTGCCTCTCTCTCTACTACGGCTACCTGCAGATCAGGGCCAAGAACGAGCTGGGGGTGTACCTCTGCAACCTGACCGTGGCCGACCTGCTCTACATCTGCTCGCTGCCCTTCTGGCTCCAGTATGTCCTGCAGCACGACAACTGGCTCCATGGAGACCTGTCCTGCAAGATCTGCGGCATCCTCCTCTACGAGAACATCTACATCAGTGTGGGCTTTCTCTGCTGCATTTCCATCGACAGGTACCTGGCCGTGGCGCACCCCTTCCGCTTCCACCAGTTCCGCACGGTGAAGGCCGCCGCCGGCGTCAGTGTGGGCATCTGGGCCAAGGAGCTCCTGGCCGGGGTCATCTTCCTCATGCACACGGAGGTCATGGAGGACAAGGACCAGCACCTGGTCTGCTTTGAGCACTACCCCATCCAGCCGTGGCAGCGGAACATCAACTATTACCGCTTCTCTGTGGGTTTCCTCTTCCCCATCTGCCTGCTCTTCTTCTCCTACTGGGGCATCCTGCGGGCCGTGCGCAGGAGCCACGGCACCCAGAAGAACAGAAAGGACCAAATCCAGAGGCTCGTCCTGAGCACCATGGTGATTTTCCTGGCCTGCTTCCTGCCATACCACGTCCTCCTGCTGGTGCGCAGCCTCTGGGAAGACAGCTGCGAGTTCGCCAGGGAGATCTTCAATACCTACCACTTTTCCCTTCTGCTGACCAGTTTCAACTGCGTGGCTGACCCGGTGCTGTACTGCTTCGTGAGCGAGAACACCCACAGGGACTTGGCCAGGCTGCGGGCTTCTTGCTTGGGCTTCCTCACCTGCTCGGGGCTGCGGGGGTCCAAGGAGTCCTTCCCCCTGAGCAGCCCAGAAGCCTCTGGAAAAAATGAAGCCCGGAAGGAGGAGCCTGACTTGCTAACCAAGCTCCAACCACCGAGTCCCCTCACTTCCTCTCCTGGTCCTGGAGGGACCAGCCAGGAGGGTTAG